A genomic region of Oncorhynchus mykiss isolate Arlee chromosome 2, USDA_OmykA_1.1, whole genome shotgun sequence contains the following coding sequences:
- the LOC110499418 gene encoding fibroblast growth factor receptor substrate 2 isoform X1, which produces MGSCLSCPEKESIPDNHQTKFKVINVDDDGNELGSGVMELTEAELVLHTHRRDDVRWPYMCLRRYGYDSNLFSFESGHRCKTGPGIFAFKCVRAEEIFNMLQEVMHSHSISVVEEAVLEANHQSALGYSVPTVPNGVTRIPSVGDTPSHPSTRHPSVASTRLPSVGEESSHPLLVADDAIHTYVNTTGLLDDQPSPLTVPAPLDSPDSGQSQCSPTPPPPRVARPEPLPPMPQLQEEPQVLLEPLGVRFVLGPTPVQKKMAKGKQSTGGGDGEEAEEDPESPDLGEGETNSHTDTHCATEAPALLEGQSQPPHTHSNGTSVGVTAPITAPRLQRTPPDTLQNVNNSAQRRTALLDYENLPALPPVWETRKPSNEEVENNGGGQGGLKTPSLNGYNHHHHSYSHPLSAYPSLSAMEPSHNYVNTENVTAPLSARCAPDMVRRRTDGPTIFNFDFRRPLGLLCQEPPKTLNYIEVEMESTTTSSSAAAKGASSDTSNPHTPRTPTSPLPPTTPTRRTELYAFIDIERTAAMSSLQKARPRDDGTSRKTRHNSTELPTKSTV; this is translated from the exons ATGGGAAGCTGCTTGAGCTGTCCAGAGAAGGAGTCAATCCCAGATAATCATCAAACCAAATTTAAG GTGATAAATGTCGATGATGATGGGAATGAGCTGGGCTCGGGTGTGATGGAGCTGACAGAGGCAGAGCTGGTCCTCCACACCCATCGCCGTGACGATGTTAGGTGGCCTTACATGTGCCTGCGTCGCTATGGCTACGACTCCAACCTCTTCTCATTCGAGAGCGGCCACCGCTGCAAGACGGGACCAG gGATCTTTGCCTTCAAATGTGTGCGGGCAGAGGAGATCTTCAATATGCTGCAGGAGGTAATGCACAGCCACAGCATCAGTGTGGTGGAGGAGGCCGTGCTGGAGGCCAACCACCAGTCTG CTCTGGGCTACTCTGTCCCCACCGTGCCCAATGGTGTCACCCGGATCCCTTCGGTGGGCGACACCCCCTCGCACCCCTCCACGCGCCACCCGTCTGTGGCCAGCACCCGCCTGCCCTCGGTGGGAGAGGAGTCCTCACACCCCCTGCTAGTGGCTGATGATGCG ATCCACACCTATGTGAACACCACAGGTCTGCTGGATGACCAGCCTAGCCCTCTGACTGTTCCAGCCCCCCTGGACAGCCCCGACTCAGGCCAGTCCCAGTGTTCCCCTACACCCCCCCCTCCACGGGTAGCCAGACCAGAGCCTCTGCCCCCCATGCCCCAGCTCCAGGAAGAGCCCCAGGTACTGCTCGAGCCCCTGGGGGTGCGCTTCGTGCTGGGACCCACCCCTGTGCAGAAGAAGATGGCCAAGGGGAAGCAGTCTActgggggtggagatggagaggaggcagaggaggaccCAGAGTCCCCAGATCTCGGAGAGGGGGAGACAAACAGCCACACCGACACACACTGTGCCACAGAGGCCCCAGCCCTACTGGAGGGCCAGTCTCAGCCGCCCCACACACACTCCAACGGCACCTCTGTCGGGGTTACTGCCCCAATAACAGCCCCCCGCCTCCAACGCACGCCCCCCGACACCCTGCAGAATGTCAACAACTCAGCCCAGCGACGCACGGCCCTCTTGGACTATGAGAACCTCCCGGCTCTGCCGCCCGTTTGGGAGACCCGCAAGCCCAGCAACGAGGAGGTGGAGAACAATGGAGGCGGCCAGGGGGGGCTGAAGACGCCATCCCTCAACggctacaaccaccaccaccactcctacTCCCACCCCCTGTCAGCCTACCCCTCTCTTTCGGCCATGGAACCCTCCCACAACTACGTCAACACAGAGAATGTGACGGCTCCTCTCAGCGCCCGCTGTGCCCCCGACATGGTACGCCGCCGCACCGACGGACCCACCATCTTCAACTTTGACTTCCGCCGGCCGTTGGGGCTGCTGTGTCAGGAGCCTCCCAAGACGCTCAACTACATCGAGGTGGAGATGGAATCTACCACCACCTCTTCATCCGCAGCTGCCAAGGGTGCCTCCTCAGACACCAGCAATCCCCACACACCCCGCACCCCCACCTCGCCGCTGCCACCTACCACCCCCACGCGCCGCACCGAGCTCTACGCCTTCATTGACATCGAGCGCACCGCCGCCATGTCAAGCCTGCAGAAGGCTCGGCCGCGCGACGACGGAACGTCGAGGAAAACGCGGCACAATAGCACGGAGCTGCCCACCAAAAGCACTGTCTGA
- the LOC110499418 gene encoding fibroblast growth factor receptor substrate 2 isoform X2, giving the protein MLQEVMHSHSISVVEEAVLEANHQSALGYSVPTVPNGVTRIPSVGDTPSHPSTRHPSVASTRLPSVGEESSHPLLVADDAIHTYVNTTGLLDDQPSPLTVPAPLDSPDSGQSQCSPTPPPPRVARPEPLPPMPQLQEEPQVLLEPLGVRFVLGPTPVQKKMAKGKQSTGGGDGEEAEEDPESPDLGEGETNSHTDTHCATEAPALLEGQSQPPHTHSNGTSVGVTAPITAPRLQRTPPDTLQNVNNSAQRRTALLDYENLPALPPVWETRKPSNEEVENNGGGQGGLKTPSLNGYNHHHHSYSHPLSAYPSLSAMEPSHNYVNTENVTAPLSARCAPDMVRRRTDGPTIFNFDFRRPLGLLCQEPPKTLNYIEVEMESTTTSSSAAAKGASSDTSNPHTPRTPTSPLPPTTPTRRTELYAFIDIERTAAMSSLQKARPRDDGTSRKTRHNSTELPTKSTV; this is encoded by the exons ATGCTGCAGGAGGTAATGCACAGCCACAGCATCAGTGTGGTGGAGGAGGCCGTGCTGGAGGCCAACCACCAGTCTG CTCTGGGCTACTCTGTCCCCACCGTGCCCAATGGTGTCACCCGGATCCCTTCGGTGGGCGACACCCCCTCGCACCCCTCCACGCGCCACCCGTCTGTGGCCAGCACCCGCCTGCCCTCGGTGGGAGAGGAGTCCTCACACCCCCTGCTAGTGGCTGATGATGCG ATCCACACCTATGTGAACACCACAGGTCTGCTGGATGACCAGCCTAGCCCTCTGACTGTTCCAGCCCCCCTGGACAGCCCCGACTCAGGCCAGTCCCAGTGTTCCCCTACACCCCCCCCTCCACGGGTAGCCAGACCAGAGCCTCTGCCCCCCATGCCCCAGCTCCAGGAAGAGCCCCAGGTACTGCTCGAGCCCCTGGGGGTGCGCTTCGTGCTGGGACCCACCCCTGTGCAGAAGAAGATGGCCAAGGGGAAGCAGTCTActgggggtggagatggagaggaggcagaggaggaccCAGAGTCCCCAGATCTCGGAGAGGGGGAGACAAACAGCCACACCGACACACACTGTGCCACAGAGGCCCCAGCCCTACTGGAGGGCCAGTCTCAGCCGCCCCACACACACTCCAACGGCACCTCTGTCGGGGTTACTGCCCCAATAACAGCCCCCCGCCTCCAACGCACGCCCCCCGACACCCTGCAGAATGTCAACAACTCAGCCCAGCGACGCACGGCCCTCTTGGACTATGAGAACCTCCCGGCTCTGCCGCCCGTTTGGGAGACCCGCAAGCCCAGCAACGAGGAGGTGGAGAACAATGGAGGCGGCCAGGGGGGGCTGAAGACGCCATCCCTCAACggctacaaccaccaccaccactcctacTCCCACCCCCTGTCAGCCTACCCCTCTCTTTCGGCCATGGAACCCTCCCACAACTACGTCAACACAGAGAATGTGACGGCTCCTCTCAGCGCCCGCTGTGCCCCCGACATGGTACGCCGCCGCACCGACGGACCCACCATCTTCAACTTTGACTTCCGCCGGCCGTTGGGGCTGCTGTGTCAGGAGCCTCCCAAGACGCTCAACTACATCGAGGTGGAGATGGAATCTACCACCACCTCTTCATCCGCAGCTGCCAAGGGTGCCTCCTCAGACACCAGCAATCCCCACACACCCCGCACCCCCACCTCGCCGCTGCCACCTACCACCCCCACGCGCCGCACCGAGCTCTACGCCTTCATTGACATCGAGCGCACCGCCGCCATGTCAAGCCTGCAGAAGGCTCGGCCGCGCGACGACGGAACGTCGAGGAAAACGCGGCACAATAGCACGGAGCTGCCCACCAAAAGCACTGTCTGA